One Drosophila subpulchrella strain 33 F10 #4 breed RU33 chromosome 2R, RU_Dsub_v1.1 Primary Assembly, whole genome shotgun sequence genomic window, TCTCCTTGCCCATGGTGCTCATCTAAGGAAATCCAGGGAGATAACCGTGAGATTACATTACACAATCTAATAATCGTCACTAATATTTTTTACACATGAACATGGGTATTATGCATGGAATGTACAGTCGAACTTCTCTAACTGTATGTTTCTGAAAGTCGAACTATTTGTAGCGCCAATAGAGATTAGGATCACAATTACACCTATattatatttctatatttagAAGTATTTAGCACAGCAAAAAAAGGGATTATGTATGGATCGATTGTATTTCAACTTTTTTTAACAAGAAACTTGATGTTAAGTAAGGTTTTCCAACTGGCTTTTAGATAATTTATCCTgttattaaacttttttaggGATATTTTAATTTCCAGTAGAGAATATACGGTTTATTAGTTCGAGTTATAGAAGTTCCACCATGGTATACTATGTATTTGGGTAGTTCGCGATCGGAAAACGCACAGCCAAAGGCATCTTGTTAAAACACCACCACAGTCCGAGTAGAATTTTCGAGGATTGCCCGCTTAGTCGGTGCTTTTAGTGGCTGTAACTAGCTGGGTAACCCGGTGCGGAACAGACTGCAGCATCGCCGGACGGAGGGCATGTTTTATATTCATGGCcggcacactcacacacacgcaaCAGACACACCCGGATTGGAAGGCGAGAACATATAGTTATGGAACATGGGACACAACACTGGGACTCCGATCACTGGGCGATTATAATACCTCACGGCGGCGGATGATTTGATTTGATACGATCTCGGCACTGCCTGCATTGCCcattgcatttgcatttgcacTTGGAACGGTTCTAATCGCGACTGATTCTGATTTTCCGGGGGATACGGTTTTCACATTCTCCAGATGCTTCTTCGTTCTTCGTGCTTCCTCTTCGCTTTCCATTTGTAACGGTAGCGGTTCGTTATCAACAATCGCTATAAGGCCGTAGAGCCATCGGAAGAGCTGATAGCGCATCAGGACCTGGAGCAGGCTCCTCCAGAGCCAGTGGAATCCCTCGTTCAGCATGGCCGCACCTGCTGCAAACTCGATCGATGGTCTACGGAATGCCAGGAATTTTACGAACGCCGCAATCTCAAATGGAGCATTAAACGAATATGTACTTTATAATCGCGGTAATCGTTCACACAAAAACACATTCGCTCACACAGGGGCGTTGGCCAGGGGgggttttattatattatggGGCAATATATCACCTAAGCTCATGATTTTTCAGTTGCATTCTTACTGACATGTGGCGCCTACGTGAGTTATGGATTTTCACGATTAGCCGACCTTATCAACATTGAATTTTCACTAGCAGGTCAGggaattaaaatactttttgcACACATCAAGttcacagacagacacacacacatccaCATCCTCGCATATGTAGGTCAATGAATTGCACTTGGTTGCCGGTAGGTGGCCTTAGAATACTTATTTATAGTTGATTTTTTTAGGAGTCCCGAATTTAGAACACAACAAATGTGCCCCATGTGAGAGTAATCTGTGGTTTTTCTTCGTATCTCATAAAAACTTATCTGCCCCCTTTTCATTCACATTCACGCTCGGGAAAATGGTTTATTTTCATGGGTAtgcaaaatatttgtttacttTATATTTATAACCCGTTTATTTGAATGATTTTTCGTACTTATTGGGCTGTGATGAAGCTGCGAAATTGAACTTTACGTTAGCAGCCGAAATTCTCGGGCAATTGCTTCGATTCTATTAAGCTCAAGGTGACCTTTGAAGTTTTTGTGGTCATCAGCTGGTTACGCGCTGAAAACAGCCCCCAACAACAACGGACAACGAAGCttgtaaacaaaaaacagcTGGCTGTTTTTATTTACACTCAATCTGCCAGTATGCCACTATTTACGCGGAACTCCGATAGATAGTTGgtgttattatttatttagcgGCAACTTAAAGTTCTCACATGACTCTTTTAATTGAAACCGATACTGTACATCTTGTGATAAAGCAATTAATTGAGAAACATTTGGTTAAATTGGCGAGTCGATAAACACATGCAGCTGTGGTGAGTTTTTCTAAGGTGGTGTTATCGATAAATCAACAGGTTCCTCTTGCGGCACCTGCAAAATCCTTCCACCTTGCTAGAGATGGACCGGGATGGTTGTTTGTgcttaaaaatattgtatggccctttttatttgttaaattcACTGtgtctttaaaataaaaatatagttcttaaataaattaaatattataaatcaaaatagttataaatattttttcaaaattcatttTGATTCGTCTTATTGTGCCATCTCTAGAAGTGCATTCTCAGCTTTCTTGGGTGGGAAAAATTCAAAGGTTTCCAATTTCATTCATGTAAAGTACAACCAAGAAGGGATTGTAGAAGTCATGGAACCGACGATCAAGCAAGAAATCAAAGTCGAGAACCAGGAGGAAGGGGCCATCAACGAGGATGAGGCCACTCCGCTACGGGAAAGTACAGGACAGACTCCGCCGCACGCTTTTGCGACAGGAGCTGCGGTGGTGGGGTGCGGTTGGGACAGTGATCCGGAGGACGATGGCCTCGGACACCGCTCGGCGCCTCCGACACCTGGCGCACAACTAGAGGCGCCTCGCACTCCGGGTGCCAATCTAGAGCCGCTTCTAGGAGCAATCGAACCGAAGGCTGAGCCGGTGATCAAAGAAGATGCTGATAACCAAGTGCTGGACGacatactggcagatcccttCGATATTGTTCCTCAGGCTACATTGACAGCCTCGACGTCCCCGGCGGATGTAAAGCAAACTGTGAAATTGGAGTCGGTTGAGGTGGCCACCCATTTTACGAGCCGAGGCGTCCTGGACGACATGGATCTGTGCAGCCTCGACGACTCCAAGGAGCTGGTGCCAGACAAGCCCCAAGGAACCCGGCCAGTCGTCGAGCAACAAGATCCGATGTCAGAGAATGAACTTTATGCCAAGCAACGTGAGATCCTTAAAGAACTGGGCAAGCATGACATCAAGGAAAACAGCAAGGAAAATAGCGAGGGAAACGGCAGggaaaagaagaagaaaaaaaagcaCAAGAAGGATCGCTCCCATCGCTCGAACAGAGATCAGGATGAGTCCAGGAAGCGGAAACGAAGCGGCAGTTCGGAGGACGAGGGCGCGAAGGAGAAGCACCATGGCGACCGTCGTGGGCGCAAGCATCGCATTAAGACCGAAAAGCCAGATGAAGAATTGGACTACGTCCCTGTTCGCCCCGATGAGAAGTCCATTCGGCCGGTTAAGTTCTCTAATCTTAGCGAGCGTCCACCGCCGCAGGATGAACTGAATACTAATAATCTGTCCAAGGCTGACAAGCGTAATCTGGCCGTGGCACGGGCGGAGTTGGTGCTGGAACTGTTCGAGAAGAAGGCCAACAAGGAGGTGGCAGAAGAGTTCCACGTGGTGGACACCATCTGCAAACTGCCTGTGAATGACTCCTTTAGAAACCAAGGTTGCTTCGAGAATCCCTCGCCCATATGCAACAACATGAATGTGGTCTACGAGTTCAACTCCACGCCCGGAACCCGAATCGATTTGGCTAAATGGGGCCTAGAAGGAGTGCCCCAGGCTACTGGGAAGCTGCTCCGCCTACTGGGCATCGATGTGGCGCGCCTGAAGCAAATTCAGAGCACGGCCAAGCCATCGCAGCGTATACTCAAGCTGAAAAAGGAGAAGCTCGAACAGGGCTTGGAGCCAACGGAGGAAGTTGACACGGCCACGCTCTACAAGAATGCAGCCACTCAAACGGAACGCAGGACTGCCACCCACGATGCGGGCACACAGGTTCGCTTGGAAAGCCAACTGAAGGGGGCCTTCTGGCAGGATCCGAAATTTGACCCAATGAATTTGACACAGCACCAGTCGAACGTGATGTTAGCCCTGCAGGAGATCTACAAAACCCTGCCTAGCACCGCCGTGGCCGTTCAACTCTACAGGGCACTGCAACCGGCTCTGGCCATCACTCGTGCGGCAGCTCACCAGCATTAACCATTCTcagacatttttttattccaAAGAGCCATGCCAAATGATGCATTCCTTGAGCTCAATGAAGGGATCATAGATTGTAATTGATTTAGTTGTCACAAGTGCCTTTATCAATTGCCTATAAAGGGTCCAACATTGTATTTTCTCAATTATATGTATTTCTCAATCTCTCGCCTAAAGGTAAAGCTATTACCAAACGGCTGTATTAATCGATTAAGTCACCTAATCTCGCGCAATGTATTCTCACTTTCTTTATACAATTAATAAATACACATATGCACATGCATCATACATTTATAACAGGTAGTAAACTCTAATGTGGCTTACAACCAAGACTTGCTAACAAAGTGTCTTTTTCTTAGCGTACCGAGTATACGACTATATCATTGTGTAACCCAAAAGGCAGAGTTCCCACAAAGTCCTCTTGCTATCAGCTAGTTGCATTATAACTAATTTGTAACTAAGCGTAGCTGGCACTAATTGGCCATTCTCATTGGCTGGTTTCACCTAGTAGAGAAGATTGTATCATTTGCGCACTGTAAAGACGAACGGGGCTgattcctcctcctcctgctgtTCCAACAGGGTGGTCCTTATAGTGGTCCGGTGCTCCTGGGCCTCCACATCATCGTAGTCCACTGAGGACGAGCGCAGCAGCTGGAACTGTGAGTTGGAATCGTTTCTGGTGATGATCAGCGAGGCGGGACGGGGTCCTAAAAAAGATATTGGCTTTATAAGTTTAGTTTTTGGTTTGGTGATTGGAAAACATCACCTGATGGCGGCTTGGTTGTTAAGCGCTTGCTAGATCCTTGGGCTTCCGCCTGTCGTTCGGAAACATATTCGACATTTGGCGTTAGTTTGTTGCcattattgttgttattattggtCGCCGCTTGTTGGATCGATACCCGCTTGTCggccttgacgctgccctgctGCTTCAAAATGGAATCCCGACCTGTCGGCTGTTGCACGGAACTGGAGCCGGAGGAGCCCAGCAATGGCGTTGTCATTGCGGCTCCGGCACTCGGCGAGTCGAGTTCTAAAAATCATACGGATGAGGGAGATTTAGTCAGGGAACTAGGGGGATTACCAGCCACGAGAGGTGCTAACCCGGTGAAGTTATAGTAACCAGGTGAATAAAAGCAACCAATTAACTCAGAACAGAGGTTAAAGGCGGAACATAAACACAGATAGAAGCTGAATAAAATGCAAGAGGTAACGAGTTGTTCATAAGATATCTCATTTATTTGATGTTTCATCTCACGCTAGGGATAGACATAGGATTTAGTTGGGGTATGATTAGAATACCATTCGGTTAGTGGTTCATGTTTTTCGTGGGCgattaacaattttaaatgttctgtgtgtgtgtgtgggtgtttgTGTGGCAAATAATTATTAACTAATCTTCGGCATATAACAATTGGAATGATTTAGTAATCGCAGAACTCAAATATTAGTAATAGTAGATAATACTGACCGGATCAAAGCCAAGCCAAAGCAAAAGTTTAACAAATAATACGTAAAATCATGTTTCGGATGATATGCTATATGCTATTGGTTTTGGTCTGGTTTCATTTGGCTCAGACATTGGTCCAGCGTTCGAAATGGTTCAGTTTTGTCAGACTTTAAAAGTTAAGAACGACACAACCCCATGCAGCTTAACTAGGTACGCAGTTGAACGGGTGCATCCGCGGGTTAGGTGCCCTCACAGCTTGGTGTCGTCGTAGGCCTGTTCGCCGGAGGCATTGGGTATGACCACCACCATGGGCAGGGAACTGGACTCGTGCAGCAGCTCGCTGCTAACCGAGATCTGCCGCGATGCCCGATGataaccaccaccaccaccaaacACCGAGTCAACATGCATTAGGTCGAGCGTGCTACCGCTCagatcgttaccattgcccaGGTGCAGGCCACCGCCACCTGAGCCACCATGACCCCCTCCTCCGGGAACACCCACCAGAGTGCTCAGGCTCTGCAGGGAATGCGAGCTAACGCTCCGATTGTACTCCGCATGCAAGTactggttgttgttgttgttgtggttgctTATCTTGACCCCGTACTGCATCTGATCATCGGATGGCGAACCGAACTCGGATGACTCGCGGATGGGTGCTAATTGCAGTTGTGCGGCTGCCGCCAACATCTCACCTGTGGGACTCGGTCGCTCGCTACTGGCCACATCCTCGTAGGCCTCCTCGTTGAGAGTCTGCAGGGTGCCGCAGATCATCTGCTCCTCCAGCGTCACCTAACAATGAACCATCTATATTAGCTAAGGCCTTTACTATATCACATACATATTTGATTTGTTATGGGGTTTTGCACAAATGTGGGCTTAGAATTTTGGGTTTCAGTCTGTGTCACTTAGTGTCTGAGCTTTACCTGCAAATACTCGTAGTCATGCACTTTTGACTGCATTTCGTTTCGGTTTGTTAAAATGGTCGGAATAAGAATAGATCAAAGCACATGAGTTAGAGCGAATCGGTCTTTTGAAGATGCTGCTGCCCGATCCTACAATTTCTAACCACGAGAGGGCTCATCTTACCTGTTTCTCCATATGGCTCACGGAGTTCTTCCGCGACAAGGACTCTCTGGGTGGCTGCATGAGGGCATCCGTAACATCCTTGATCATCGGGACATTCGATGGAGCCTCTAGAGCGGCGGGCTGCTGTGGCTGACGCGGCTGCTTCCTGGGCATGCGCTCGCATTCCCGCAGAGTGGTGATCAGCAGGCGGAACAACTCCCAGTGGCCAAAGCTCAGGCCCAGAACCTATCCATAGGGCAATAATAAATAAGGGAAAACTAAAGGAATCTAGTTAGAACACTACCGATTTCAGATCCGGCATATCACAGTGCTTCAGCACACGTCCATTGATGGCATTCTCGCGGAGCACGGGCGCCAGTTTGGCCAACGCCGGCTTCATATCCTCAATGCGCTCCAGCAGGCTGATGACTCCCTCCACGGTTAAGTCGGTCAGCTTGGTTTGCAAGATGTCATCCTgtgttaaatattatataagcTTTATAATCAATTCCTTTCTTATAATGTACAATATAAAACTTACACCAAATGAATCACTTGGCGAGTTAATCAGTGGAGTAACTGGCTCGGTGCTCGAGCTGAGATTCCTAGAGCGCAGCTCATTGGCAGGATACTCGTTCTGGAACATTTGGTAGGGTGGAAAGGCCTGGGGCGAAGGCACATAGGTGGTGGGCGCTGGGAATTGACGCATGGTATTGGAAACGCTGGGTCTTGCCTGTATCACTAGGGAACCCTCGTCCTCGATAGTTTGCTGGTCCTCTGTGGATGTCATTTCAATTAGATCCTGTGTTCGATCTTCAGTTTTCTTAAAAACTCACCCTTTAAGACCTTTCTTAGGTAAGGATCCAGATTAATGGTGAACGGCAAAAAGATTCGCAGATCCGCCACCAATAGATCTGATTTGTGCAGCTGCAGGAAGGCGTCCAACTTTCGTTCATCGCGATCCAATTCCAGGAGCGGAGCAGCCTCCCTCAAGTAGGCGAGCTTTGGACGAAGCCTGGTGGGATTTATTAGATTAAATATACGAATCTTTCAAGACTAAATCAAGGGTTTAACTCACTTCTCGTAAACGCTTTGCAGGGACACACTCTCATCCGCATTGCCATCCATGAACTGATCGTGATGTAGCACTATCATACTAGCCCGCAGGGGCCACTGCTCCGTCAGATTTATCCAGGAACTCAGGCGATACCAGCTGAAATCAATCTGGAAGGCCTTGAGCAAGCGCACCGTGATGTAGATCACATTCATCAGGCGGCGCATACTTCGCGGATTCACATCGCTGAAGTAATCATCTGTGAGCACAATGCGGGACAAGTCCAACACGGTCTGCGGATTCTGGCCCAGGCGGTGAAGATTGGAGCCCGTGGAGCTGGCCACGGATTCAGAGAGACGCAGCTTCTTTCCACCGCCCGCACGAGCGGGTCCTCGCAGCTTCTCCTGACTGGAGATTATCTCCGAGGCGTTGGATAACCGACGAGCGGATACAGAGTGACCCAGAGTGGGCCCATCGTCAGTCTGGTAATCTCCCCCTCCACTTCGCTTGAACAGCAGCGCTGTCATCTGCGCTCGCTGCACCTTTCTCAATCCAGAATTCTGTAGATAAACAGGGAGATGCACCAAGTTCCTGAGGAAATCGTGTCCTCCAATTCCGCCCTCCGTGAACAGCCGTCGACTGTTGGCTTCCGCCGCTTTGGCAATGACATGGGGATCCACAGAGATGAGCAGCACAAATGGTCGATTGGGTGAGGAAAGAAGGGTTTGTACAGCGTTCAAGAGGGTGAGAATCCTCTCCGTGTCGCACGAATCCAAGGCATCAATTACGCCCACCAAGCGACTCTGCTGAGTGGTGAACGCATCCAGGCACTTGACCATGTCCGTCATTACGGCCACCTCTGCTCCCAGCATGGTCAACGGAGCAGACTCACTGGACCGAACGGCTCTCTTCAGCAGACGAATGTGGGAGGTGAACAGGGATACAAACACCTTGGCCAGGACATGGAGATGCGTGCAGATGAGGGTGCCCATGACTGCGGCAATTACATAGAGACCCACTAGGATCTGTTCCTTCTGTTCCTTTTGCTCCTTCTGCTCCTTAGGATCCTCCTTATCGGCAAACGTGAAGTAGACCACGATGAGGGAGATGCCAGAGGTCAGGGTAACAAGTGCCAGTTCGAAGATCAACACGATGGGAATGCAGCACATGCGGCGCCATCGCCAGCCCACATCCACCTTCAAGCACTTGGGCCGGAAGGCTCGATACAAGCGCGTGGCCAGCCATCCATAGTGAGATTCGATGGCATCGAGGAGGGAGGCCAGCATATGGGCCACTGCTCCATCGCCCGTTGGCGAAGCACTATTGGCCTCAGCAAAGTGAAACCGCACGGGTTTGGCCTGTGAATCCGACTGGGGTCCTGGGGGATGGCAAAAGGCCACCTGTAGTATCAGGCGCAACCTCGTAATCCTCTTCTCCAGGCCATGTTGCACTGAGTAGGCCCACTGCATATCCATTTGATAGTTGCAGTACCTGACAGCCGCCAGGAGCAGATATGCGAGCAGTAGGAATCCCATGCCCGAGGAGGCGCCTACCACTGCCGACTTGGTGCTTAGTCCCACAATCGTCCCAATAAGCAGAGCCAGATGAAAGCAGACAATGAAAAGCAGACCGCTTGTTCGGATCGGGGGTTCCGCCCATTGGCGCGCAAAGTTGTTCATCTCGTCGCGCAGCTTGTTTAGCAGAAAGCTCTTCCCACTGCCCCACTTGGCATAGAGTCCAACGGTGATGGGCGTGGTTAATGTCGGCTCACTGAGCACATCCGCCAGGGCGGAGGAATAGAGTTCGTAGCCCAGCATGCCCTCGGAATCCTCGTTGGTGTTCAGCCGTCTGGCGCCGAACACTTGACCCAATATGGTCTTCTGGTGCAGGGAGTCAATGTTGTACGGGGTTTCTCCGGCCTTGTTGGCCCGGTACAGAAGCTGGCTGTGCTTGGGATTCCGCAGGAGAGCCTCCACAATTGCCTTGCTCCTTGCCCGCATCGCAATGTGCAGGCAGGTGTCGCCTCTTTTGTCACTGGCAGTCACCTTGGCCTTCCGATCCAGCAACATGTGCACAATCTCCAAGTTCCGATTCCTAACGGCTCTCAGCAGGGGAGTATCCCCATCCTTGGTGCAGGATTCCAGGTCGGGATTGGTGGCCAGCAGTAGTTTCACAATCGGCGTGTGTCCCTTTTCCACCGCAGTGTAAATGGCCGTCTTGCGATCTTTTCCCTGTATATCCACATCAGCATGTTTTTTGAGCAAGGCCTCCACCACAGTTCGGTGGCCTGCCTTCACAGCATGGATGAGGGGTGTATCTGCTCCACGGTCCTGGATATTTATGTAGGCACCAGCTGCAATCAGGGAGGCAGCTATATCCTGGAAGCCCTCTCGACTCGCTATGCAAAGAGCGGTCATTCCGTCCTTGTCCAAGGCATTTACATTGGGTTTCTTCTCGAGCAGGGAACTAACGCAATCTGTGTGGCCACCGGCAGCTGCCACGAGGAGCGGTGTCCACGAGTACATGCCCGCGGTGTCCACATTGGCTCCAGCCTTAACCAAAGTATCCACAATCTCCACATTTCCTCGCCTGCAGGCCCAAACAAGCGCCGTCGTTCCATATTTATCACCCACATTCACTTTAGCGCCGCGTTGCACCAGAAGCTCCACGATGTCCTTGTAGCCACGCCCTGCCGCCCACAACAGGGCGCCCAGATGGTAGTTACCATGGGCATTGCCATCGGCTCCTTTGTCCAGCAGAAGGCGCACCAGCTCCGTGTGCCCTCGGTAGGCAGCCCACATCAAACTGGTCCAGCCACCCTGGGAAGACATTCAATGATTAGCTTGATTCGGAATTGCAATTTGAGGATAGGACTCACCATATCGCGATGCTCCACCTCGGCTCCATGGTCTAGCAGCAGTTGGACCACATCAAAGTGGCCATTCCGGGAGGCACACAGCAGTGCAGTCCAGTTATCCAAGTCCTCCGCTTGGACATCGGCACCACGGGCCAGGAATTCCCGGACAAAGGCAGTCAGACCACGTCCAGCAACTACCATCAACACTGTGGTGGCATTCTGCAGGATATTCAAAAGGTtccatatttttaaaactagttTTTAACCAAAAGGACAGAATGATCGCTATACTTAAGATATGGTGTTCCCATAAAATATTCTGTTTGATGAATCTTTAGAAACTGTTGTTTCCAATGTTTAAGAACCTCACCTCATCCCGATCATCGATGGTGAGATGTCGGCTATCCAAAATAGCGCGCAGACCGGAAATATCATTGTTATCGATGTACTGCAACAAGGCGCGATGTCCCAGCGAACCCATGGAGTCTCCGTAGCGATTTATGTTCTGCACAAAGAGGTATCGAATTAGTGGGTTTCAAAATATAAGTATTATACAATCTTAAAATTAATACTTCAACCGAACATCATGCAAATAAAAACTGTTGGTTTTTAGCTAAACTTGTACCAGTTATTCGTGTTAAGAAGCAATTAAAACGCAGAAACTATaactcatatttaaaaatgttgcaaCATTTGGTAGGGGAAATACAACGATTAGAGACTTCCGTCGCCTCCAGGGGGTCAGAGTTGAACAATTCGCATGCTTAACTTAAAGCCAAAAGAACCACAACATTGGGAAGTAGTTATTCTTATACAAACAGAATATGTTTATCTTAGTGCTTAATAATGGTGTATTGTTCAAATTATCCATAGGTTCATGATTGAGTCATGGAACTTTATTGCCAATAAATTAGTTATGTGGGTTATAAAAAGCCACCACCACCAATCACCGAAAAACGGTTCTCCAAGAAATCAAAATACAATGGAAGGTTATAGGCGATATTTGTGggaattttctaaaaatatcaAAGGGTAATTCCTGGGACTCATATCTTCAGCGTTGAGACATGCAAGAGTGCACGATATCTAAGTCCCTGGTTAAATAGATATTCATCTAGTCGGGTAATCGCACATCTTAACGATAACGTCACAGATTGCcatatttgttatttgaaCAATTGCCAACCACCACCTCTCACGCATTGCAGTAGCTTGGctttaatttatttgcttattCTAATTAATTTTGTTGAACCTTCGGTCT contains:
- the LOC119551300 gene encoding kinase D-interacting substrate of 220 kDa isoform X8, with protein sequence MFKSRLKTNPGGSENINRYGDSMGSLGHRALLQYIDNNDISGLRAILDSRHLTIDDRDENATTVLMVVAGRGLTAFVREFLARGADVQAEDLDNWTALLCASRNGHFDVVQLLLDHGAEVEHRDMGGWTSLMWAAYRGHTELVRLLLDKGADGNAHGNYHLGALLWAAGRGYKDIVELLVQRGAKVNVGDKYGTTALVWACRRGNVEIVDTLVKAGANVDTAGMYSWTPLLVAAAGGHTDCVSSLLEKKPNVNALDKDGMTALCIASREGFQDIAASLIAAGAYINIQDRGADTPLIHAVKAGHRTVVEALLKKHADVDIQGKDRKTAIYTAVEKGHTPIVKLLLATNPDLESCTKDGDTPLLRAVRNRNLEIVHMLLDRKAKVTASDKRGDTCLHIAMRARSKAIVEALLRNPKHSQLLYRANKAGETPYNIDSLHQKTILGQVFGARRLNTNEDSEGMLGYELYSSALADVLSEPTLTTPITVGLYAKWGSGKSFLLNKLRDEMNNFARQWAEPPIRTSGLLFIVCFHLALLIGTIVGLSTKSAVVGASSGMGFLLLAYLLLAAVRYCNYQMDMQWAYSVQHGLEKRITRLRLILQVAFCHPPGPQSDSQAKPVRFHFAEANSASPTGDGAVAHMLASLLDAIESHYGWLATRLYRAFRPKCLKVDVGWRWRRMCCIPIVLIFELALVTLTSGISLIVVYFTFADKEDPKEQKEQKEQKEQILVGLYVIAAVMGTLICTHLHVLAKVFVSLFTSHIRLLKRAVRSSESAPLTMLGAEVAVMTDMVKCLDAFTTQQSRLVGVIDALDSCDTERILTLLNAVQTLLSSPNRPFVLLISVDPHVIAKAAEANSRRLFTEGGIGGHDFLRNLVHLPVYLQNSGLRKVQRAQMTALLFKRSGGGDYQTDDGPTLGHSVSARRLSNASEIISSQEKLRGPARAGGGKKLRLSESVASSTGSNLHRLGQNPQTVLDLSRIVLTDDYFSDVNPRSMRRLMNVIYITVRLLKAFQIDFSWYRLSSWINLTEQWPLRASMIVLHHDQFMDGNADESVSLQSVYEKLRPKLAYLREAAPLLELDRDERKLDAFLQLHKSDLLVADLRIFLPFTINLDPYLRKVLKEDQQTIEDEGSLVIQARPSVSNTMRQFPAPTTYVPSPQAFPPYQMFQNEYPANELRSRNLSSSTEPVTPLINSPSDSFGDDILQTKLTDLTVEGVISLLERIEDMKPALAKLAPVLRENAINGRVLKHCDMPDLKSVLGLSFGHWELFRLLITTLRECERMPRKQPRQPQQPAALEAPSNVPMIKDVTDALMQPPRESLSRKNSVSHMEKQSKVHDYEYLQVTLEEQMICGTLQTLNEEAYEDVASSERPSPTGEMLAAAAQLQLAPIRESSEFGSPSDDQMQYGVKISNHNNNNNQYLHAEYNRSVSSHSLQSLSTLVGVPGGGGHGGSGGGGLHLGNELDSPSAGAAMTTPLLGSSGSSSVQQPTGRDSILKQQGSVKADKRVSIQQAATNNNNNNGNKLTPNVEYVSERQAEAQGSSKRLTTKPPSGPRPASLIITRNDSNSQFQLLRSSSVDYDDVEAQEHRTTIRTTLLEQQEEEESAPFVFTVRK
- the LOC119551300 gene encoding kinase D-interacting substrate of 220 kDa isoform X14, with amino-acid sequence MFKSRLKTNPGGSENINRYGDSMGSLGHRALLQYIDNNDISGLRAILDSRHLTIDDRDENATTVLMVVAGRGLTAFVREFLARGADVQAEDLDNWTALLCASRNGHFDVVQLLLDHGAEVEHRDMGGWTSLMWAAYRGHTELVRLLLDKGADGNAHGNYHLGALLWAAGRGYKDIVELLVQRGAKVNVGDKYGTTALVWACRRGNVEIVDTLVKAGANVDTAGMYSWTPLLVAAAGGHTDCVSSLLEKKPNVNALDKDGMTALCIASREGFQDIAASLIAAGAYINIQDRGADTPLIHAVKAGHRTVVEALLKKHADVDIQGKDRKTAIYTAVEKGHTPIVKLLLATNPDLESCTKDGDTPLLRAVRNRNLEIVHMLLDRKAKVTASDKRGDTCLHIAMRARSKAIVEALLRNPKHSQLLYRANKAGETPYNIDSLHQKTILGQVFGARRLNTNEDSEGMLGYELYSSALADVLSEPTLTTPITVGLYAKWGSGKSFLLNKLRDEMNNFARQWAEPPIRTSGLLFIVCFHLALLIGTIVGLSTKSAVVGASSGMGFLLLAYLLLAAVRYCNYQMDMQWAYSVQHGLEKRITRLRLILQVAFCHPPGPQSDSQAKPVRFHFAEANSASPTGDGAVAHMLASLLDAIESHYGWLATRLYRAFRPKCLKVDVGWRWRRMCCIPIVLIFELALVTLTSGISLIVVYFTFADKEDPKEQKEQKEQKEQILVGLYVIAAVMGTLICTHLHVLAKVFVSLFTSHIRLLKRAVRSSESAPLTMLGAEVAVMTDMVKCLDAFTTQQSRLVGVIDALDSCDTERILTLLNAVQTLLSSPNRPFVLLISVDPHVIAKAAEANSRRLFTEGGIGGHDFLRNLVHLPVYLQNSGLRKVQRAQMTALLFKRSGGGDYQTDDGPTLGHSVSARRLSNASEIISSQEKLRGPARAGGGKKLRLSESVASSTGSNLHRLGQNPQTVLDLSRIVLTDDYFSDVNPRSMRRLMNVIYITVRLLKAFQIDFSWYRLSSWINLTEQWPLRASMIVLHHDQFMDGNADESVSLQSVYEKLRPKLAYLREAAPLLELDRDERKLDAFLQLHKSDLLVADLRIFLPFTINLDPYLRKVLKEDQQTIEDEGSLVIQARPSVSNTMRQFPAPTTYVPSPQAFPPYQMFQNEYPANELRSRNLSSSTEPVTPLINSPSDSFGDDILQTKLTDLTVEGVISLLERIEDMKPALAKLAPVLRENAINGRVLKHCDMPDLKSVLGLSFGHWELFRLLITTLRECERMPRKQPRQPQQPAALEAPSNVPMIKDVTDALMQPPRESLSRKNSVSHMEKQVTLEEQMICGTLQTLNEEAYEDVASSERPSPTELDSPSAGAAMTTPLLGSSGSSSVQQPTGRDSILKQQGSVKADKRVSIQQAATNNNNNNGNKLTPNVEYVSERQAEAQGSSKRLTTKPPSGPRPASLIITRNDSNSQFQLLRSSSVDYDDVEAQEHRTTIRTTLLEQQEEEESAPFVFTVRK